Part of the Brachyhypopomus gauderio isolate BG-103 chromosome 17, BGAUD_0.2, whole genome shotgun sequence genome, AGATATCTATATGACTGCTttctaaatatttttaaaatctgCCAATAAATTAATTCCTCCCAATGGATTAATTGCACTTTTTATTGTATGTTTATCTGTGGTACTCTTGAATGAATGGCTAGCACAGTAGCACAGGACTTAATATTGGCACTACACTGGACTTAATACTGGTACCACACCGGATTTAATATTGGTACTACACTGGACTTAATACTGGTACCACACCGGATTTAATATTGGCACTACACTGGACTTAATACTGGTACCACACCGGATTTAATATTGGCACTACACTGGACTTAATACTGGTACCACACCGGATTTAATATTGGCACTACACTGGACTTAATACTGGTACCACACCGGATTTAATATTGGCACTACACTGGACTTAATACTGGTACCACACCGGATTTAATATTGGCACTACACTGGACTTAATACTGGTACCACACCGGATTTAATATTGGCACTACACTGGACTTAATACTGGTACCACACCGGATTTAATATTGGCACTACACTGGACTTAATACTGGTACCACACCGGATTTAATATTGGCACTACACTGGACTTAATACTggtaccacaccccctcccccccccccccccccacttaaGGCCCTGGTAACTCAATCGCACATCTCACCCCACTTTGACCCCCCTGTGAACTGGCCTGCAAAGTTTTGAGAAGTGTGGCAAGTTCAGAAGAACGTATTACAGGATCAGCTTTTCCCGCCCTGCACATTTACACTATCAGCAGAGATCATTTGTGACCAACGGCACCCACACAGTGGTTCACGCCTGCTGTTCATCAATAGAACACTACTGCAGTACAGGAGTGTGGACAACACTCAATTACATACGAATCACTTACAACTATTGTGGTATATTAGTTGATACTGAACTTACAATATACAATAACCTCTACTGTGCTAGAGTTGGGATCTGATCATCAGGCAATTTCCTGTGAAACTTTTGTCTATTTCTGGAATGCGACGAATTAACTTTTAATGGTCTGCAAATTGTAATCTTTTTAACGATCACAAAGATTAAATGACTTCTCTGCCTTAGCAGATCACATTTCTGTGTTTTCGCAGTAAAAAACTCAAAGTTCATGTTTTAAGCCTTAAAATTTAAGGCTTTACGTTTCTGCTCGGGTTACATGTTTTGACAGCACTGACATACAGATCAGGTGGGCAAAGTGCTAAAATCACACACGGACGAAGATCActcttacacatacattttattGGAGGACAGTTTGGGTAGTTGGCATCGATTGTAATACAGTCGTTATCTAATTGTGTCCAAATGGTGGGTGAAGTGGCTCTGTGATCATTTAAATCAAACCGCCCAGAGAACACGCGAGTCCCCACAGGACAGGAAGATGGGAGGTGACGCGTGACAGGATTCAGAGCGTCCATTTTGGCTCTAGACAGGAGTGGCCGCCTTGCCTCCACAGCCGAGAGAAGTTCAGTGTTGTGTCTGTTCACATCTGTTTATTATGCTCAGGTTATGACAAGTCCAGAAGAACTTCCCATGGGTTTGTTTGCTGCTGAAATccaattacataaaacaaaacaaatgagaaCCATCCTACTGTAATTTTCCTTTCAGGGACTACGTCTGCCTcatgaaataaaaacaaacaaacaaacaaacaaaaagacatTTCAAAATCTCAGTACATAGTATGGTatgttaaataaaatgtaaacataGGCTTAATAATGCTCTTTAACTATATAAGCTAAATATAGCATCAGCTAGAGTACAAAGAAGCTATACATTGTGTTTTGGCTACAAATGATAGCATAGCCGCACCGTTATCTTGTAGTGTGATAAAGAACGTGAGCGTCCTTCTGGGAGGTAAATCACTGAGCTCACGCCTCCGGTGCGTTATACACACACCTGGACGTGTCGTCAAGCAACGGACCAAGATGTGCTGCTCGACAGGCTTGCGTAGGCTGTgcaataggtgtgtgtgtgtgtgtgtgtttgtttgtaggTGAACAGGTGTATGCGCACAGGCGTCTGGAAgaagtgtacaggtgtgtgtggaataGGTacacatgcaggtgtgtgtgctcagACGTGTAGTTCCGCTCCGCTAACATGCGTGCATGTCCAGGAATGTCCAGGTTTTATCTAGCATGCATGGCTGATAGAAGAGGTATATTACCTTATTACCTTTAGTTTTTTTCATATCCACACATCCCCCTTTTCAAAAACCTAAACAGTCCACCGAACCACAGGCCTACGCCAGCATTCACAGTTATGCCCAGAGTGGAAGTGTACTTTCCCCCCCCCTAGTGGTGACCTTTCTTCCTAGTTTCCAAGGTTACCCACACAAATTGTGCCGTGTCGTAAGTAACGAGACGGCCCCGGCGACGTGAGCAGTGAAGCCCCAGTAATTACGCCTCGTTTGGCCAAAGCAGAAAGTGCTCGTCTGACAGTATGGGACTGTTCAGAAAACCCCTCCATGGTGAGGATGCACAGATGGCTTTTACCCAGTGATGTGTTAATAATGTACGCGTCTAACTCTTCTTGCCATGAGACTGAACACACACGGTCTCACCTAATGACACAGTGAAGGACTGATGTTGGAAGTTAAATcagtttagtctaaaattttGGAACTACAGGCAATATATTAATCATTAGGATACATTAACTTCAAAATGCAGGGATGGTTAGAGGCGCGCTGGGTGCAAAAAACACCGCAATCTTGCTCGCAATCTAGCAGACACACAAAAATGCAGAAGCTTGAAGCAGCACGGTTTAGGCAAGAGTTATTTCTCAAATATGTATTCctaataactgtgtgtgtgaaatatgaTGAAGCATCACAGGCTGAGCATATTGTATTTGATAACTAACACCATTTAAGCTTTTAAACTTTGCAATACACAGATTTCATGATTCTTTAGAACATCCAATCAGTATGTGAATGATTTAAAAACACTGCCAAATCCTCAGTGtcttaaaaaattttttttcgattgttttgggtttttttcttctttagcGAAAGCCATCACACAGACATTACACTGGCAGCGCGGAGTTACTGATCTCAGCGGCGGCACAGGGCCCAGAGCATCAGGTTCTGGGTGGAGCAGTGACCTCAGAGCATCAGGTTCTGGGTGGAGCAGTGACCTCAGAGCATCACGTTACACATTATTGCTTCTACATCAGGCaacaggagacatggagggtaCAGGGGCTCTAGATGGAGGCTACAGCTACATAGCTTTGTCACAGAGGGGCAGGGAACAGGAGCAGCGGTAACTATGGTCTTCCAGTTAAGATATtgcttctgttttgctgggtaaCATCTACAGAGGAGACACGCAGCGGACGCTCGGCTGCGGTGACACTCCGGACCCAAACGCTCCGTTTCATTCTTTTAGGTCAATGATCAGGAGCTGTAAAAGTTGTTAAGGTCAAAAGGTTTTCAAGTCTTAGATTCTGGAGAGACACACGGATTTGGAGACACACGCACTCACGTCTGTGTGCGCAATCAGTGTtgggctttgtgtgtatgtgtatgtgcatgtgcgtgtgtgtgtgtttttgtatgatGCAAAGGCTGGTGAGAGTGAAGGAGTCCActaaagcgcacacacacaatctcacattctcacacacaccctcgcacACATCTTTGAAAGCTGCTAAAACAGCACTAAAGTAACTCTAAAAATCTGTACACTTTTAAATACGGTATTTACAGAAATGAACATTTTAAGCAAGTTTTTAAATCTCTCACTATAATCTCCTGAATCAAAACTAAATTCAGAAAATAgcaaaaataaatcaaatatcagTGTCTTTCTGATTAGCAAGGAAGCTAAAGGCAACAAGCAAATAGTGATGGTTTTGGAAGCCAGGCGTGTGGTAAAACCCCTCTCCACACGCGGCTAGCAGCTTTCTTCAGACTGCTTCATCTTCTGAAGGTCTAGACCTACATATGTTCACATTCCAGGATTCATGTTCCACACAACATGCCAAACTTCGATCCGGTAAGGTACGAGGACAGCGATAAATGATAAAAGGGTGCAAGCAGCGTCATGCCGTACGTGTGTGAAAACGGTGTGTTAGTCTTCATCACTGCCGGTACGCAGAAGCATACGTGCACCAGCTGTGATGTCCGAATAACACCGAATATCCTGATACAGACATGAGCTCTGATTTCTATGCAAAAGAAGGTGAAAAgacaaaatcagaaaaaaatctaTATAAAAAATAACATTGACGATAAAGAAATgctaaataataacaataaaataaaaacttcaAAAAAGCTGTTCTGTTGCCATAGTTGCACAGGCGTTTCTATGCAGTTGCTCTAGCAGGAGTACGTAGAAAGCTATGGTAATTTCCCCCCTCCCACACCTTGTTTCCTAGCGACGGTGACAACACGAACACTGAAAGACGAGATCCCAGCGGCATTAGCGCCCGTTTCTTTAACTGAAATACAGGAACGGAAGAAAGAGGGAACGTTGGACTGGACTGGGAAGCTGATCAGGATCTGGTTGTTTACACTTGTTCTGTTTTGACTTTATTTCTGATCGGATTCACAAACTTAACTGTGACTCTGCTTCAAGGGTGAAACTTTGAagtttacactttttttttataataaaagtttaaaTTTAAAGCAACTTAATTGTAAGAAAACCCAAATATTTTTGTGTTCAGATTTCTGGAATTAGGGGGGCAGGACCCGCCAGCTGGGGTGAATATGGAAGGCCACAGGGGGCAGATTATGAGCTGTGGACATGTCTGATAGGTGTAGACAGGGTTCGTTTTCTGTTAACTTTCAGGGGAGCTTTATTTGACGGTCCCGTCTGCCTCATACACAGACTCcccaatcaatttttattacttATCCTATTATCAGACGCGTTATCAGATTATCTGATACTTTGCTCGTCTCATCATTTCCCACAATGTCTGAATCGCAAACAAAAGCACATGCAAATTTATCATGGAAATTCTGCTTTGAAGCATGTACAAGCACTCTCAGTCCCTGCAGTGGACAATCACACGTTTCTAAACAGATTCAAACGCACAGATCCGATCAGACTGAACAAATGAGGCCTGCAGCTGTTGTAAACCAGCTGGACACAACTGCACGTGAACCAGAGCTCACGCACACGCGGCTCAGACGGTGCTCGACTAGACAAAGCAAGCGAGAATAAGCTTggcatttttttaaagcagtaaGCTGTCAAAAAGTGAAAGAAAAACAGAAGACTGGCACGATGCTGAGGGTTAGGGTGTACGTCACTGTGTGCTAGTTCACAGCAGCGGGACCAGTACTAAATACCAACACCTTACACCAACCAGCCACGTCTAGTGTACTTTCCCCAGTTTCAAACAGAGTGCAGGGTGTTGGTTTAGTTCTGATCATTCTGCTGTGAAGGACTCAAACGGCCCAGTAGAAAGCAACCTCCTCCTGATCCACTTTCCAACCATAATCTAATACACTCCCGCCACGCTGGATCAGGTGTTGCCTCATCAGGCTGGAACGAGCTCTGATGGAAAGCCGATATGCAGGAGAAGGCTTGCTGACCACTGGAGAGTGTTATCTGTGACCTTCCTCCTCCGACCtcactcctcttctccctcactgACCGAGGAAGTCGATGCTGGCCTTGACGCTGCGCGAGGTGGCCACGTCGACGGCCATCGCTCGGATCTCCGTGTCGCCGAACTGCATGAGCGTCTGGATCTCGCGGCGAGCGGCCGGGCTCTCGGTGCCGCTCACGTCCAGGCGCAGCGTGCCGCACTTGCGCACGCCGGCGTCGGAGATGAAGCCCACCGACTCTTTCTCGGAGCAGTAGACGTGTATGACGATGACCTGCTGCGACGGCCGGGCGGGCGTGTAGCTGCGCTTCACCGTCTCGCCCAGCGCCACCGACTGGTCGGCCACGATGAAGGTGTCGAAGACGTCGGTGCACCAGCGCGTTCCATCCTTCACCAGCATCTTCTCGGGGGGGTGCTTGCCCTCCACGAAGCGGTTGAGGACGCCCACGCCATACGTCAGCGGGGAGCGGCGCACCCGGATCACGCTTGGGTCCAGGCCAAACAGGACCGCCCCCTTCAGGATGGTCAGGCCCACGTCGTGTGGGATGATGACGCGACTCCGCCCCTGCAGCATATCTTGGACCGCCTTTTGGAGGAGTGGCGATTCAGCAAACCCACCCACCAGGAAGAGGAACTTGATGTCCGTGACCTCGGGCCTCCCGAACAGCTCATCTGAGGAAAACCAGTAAGATCCTGTTTCATCTCTTTTTTTCAGTGTGTTATAAATGTATGGAAATGATTGATTTGAACCACATTGACTTTCCTTACAGCCTATTTATcagctatttaaaataaatgactTTGAATGGTAGATGTCATTCCAGCTTCAGACAGCAGGGGGAGCACAACATGTCTTTGGTAACCTTTTGCAGTCAAGGTCAGTCAGCCATACACAAGTACTTGAACCATAAGCTTCTAACGCTATGACTGAAGATGTAAAGAGGTTATTCGTATTTAAATGCTTTACAGAAGAATGTgaagtgcgtgtgcgtgtacacacacgcccacacagagtggcacaaaaatgtttttttcgcCATTGCTCGCTGCCTAGCACTGCAAGGTCTACGACCCCCCATGCTGTGATCCCCCCCATCGGGAATGTCTCTGGTGACAGAACACTACGACAGCATCACTGCTAATTATTAGCGTCACCGCACAATTATTCGGTAAACACAACTATTAGTCTCTCCTCTGGCATTTAGTTGTTTCAGGCGAGCGTTTTAATTTTAGCAGAAAGCGAGCACAGCTGGGTTTAATAGGAGCTTTAAGGAGACGCTTACGAAGGTGCTGAATGATGTGATCAATGGTGGGTTTGAACAGAGCGTTCATGGCGTCAGGACTCATTCTCAACATCCCCTGAGAGGACCACTTTACGAAGTCCACGCTGGGGGGGGAGACGGACAGaggtaaaaatacaaaataagagCTCTGTGTGTGGAAGCATTATTTAAATACCAGCCCTAGAGAAGCACTGCATTTTAAATACAAGCCCTAGAGAAACACTGCATTTAACACATTTAGAACTGCGGGATACATCGATTGACGCACATCACAACTTTGTCATGACTGCTTAATACACGTTTTGTAGGAAAAAtcggaaatttttttttacttttatttatttagcatgctaaataaataaaacgaagATAAAATCTGATTTACAATTGTTGTGTGCATGACGCAGAACAGCGAGATGCGTCAATTGACGTAGTTGAAGACTACAGCATGCAGATTGAAGACGTCGTAGCCCGCTTGTGCCGTTTTACAGGCTGACACGACTGTGACTGCTCTCTTCATGACTATGTTACTACTGGTCACAACGTCTGCAGCACGACAGCAAGTAGGCTAGTGAGCGCGGACGAACTGGACCAGGGTAACAGGCCTACGGTATACTGGTCTGGGCCGAGTCCAGACCCCACGCTTCTCACGCTGCTGGATGTTAGCACTGTAAACAAACACTGCTAGCACGCTAAAAACACGGGCGTAATATAATGTGTAAACAATTAGCGCTGCTGCAGTGCGACCGTAGCGTGGAGCTTCGGTGGAGCGTCAATTGACGCAAGCCGCTTTTAGTGGTAGATCAAAACAGCCGCTGTTCTAGTGTTAAATACCAGTCCTAGAGAAACACTGTATTTAAACACCAGTCCTAGAGAAACACTGTATTTAAATACCAGTCGAGAAACACTGTATTTGTGACACACCCACCCAATTGTCCCGCCCACTTACTTGCTCTTGCGAAGGGCATGTTCCACACTGTGACCTCTGAACTTCTTATAGTAGTCAATGAAGGAGAAGGGCAGGTTGATGTTGAGGGGGTTGGTCCTGTCAGGAGCTGCCGCCCTCTTACGGGACTCGAACGCAATCATCAGGTCCACCCACGCAGCCGGACGCTTGATCTTGAACTGGTCAATGAAGTCTTGGCCAAAGATCTTGCAAAGTAACTTCTCAAACTCATAATCAATGCCGATTGAACCATACGGTCCTCCtgcacaaagagagagagagagagagagagaatatatgAAGTATAAATATGGATCGGCTCACGTAAACAGGCCATAGTTTCATCTTGTATACCTAcgtcaaaacaaaaacaatcaatACTAGAGATAACACAGATATACTATTAATATACAGGCCAATATTTAAGATACTCTCATTGTGACATTCCTGATTACTCCAGTAGTTTGCGAGTTATTGACTGACTGATTAACTTAGCTGTCCGCCACAGTTTGTCTTTGGGTTCCCCATTTACATATGGtgatacatttatatataaaatacaaactaatttaaacatttagtttgcctacatgtttttatatttttaaacaGCTGATACAATTAAAGTGCCAATCTGGGCCACACAAGGTCATCTGTTCTCACCTGAGGCTTTATAGAGTTCCTTCAGGTGACCCTCTGGCATTCGGATCTGATGCACCGTCAGGTCCACTGTGCCGCCCCCACAGTCCACCACCACGTAGCGATCACCTGGAGACCAGCAGGTATTTAAGGTAAGTCACTAGACGTAGTCAGAAGTCAACCAGGGAAACCGATCCCTCTTAATGGATCCTGCCACTTGAGACTTGCTGACATTTTGCTACACCCTTGGCACAGTGGGCGCTCTGATGACTAGCTGAGTGAATGTGACTGCACACTTAACTGAAGGCCAAGGGCTCTGGGTCTGGAGTCGGAGCTAAACAGAAATGCAGAGGTTTCAAACAGCACAAGCACACAGGACTGCACCGAACGTCATCTCTGCAGAGAGAGATGTGCACAGACAAACCTGTACAAACCTGCTAGCACTGCTCTAGAAAAAAAAGGGCTGAAACAGAAAAACTGGGGAAAGTCTGCAGTAGTCAGCATGGGAAGAGCAGAGGACTGAGTTAGCACCCGCACTAAAGATGTACTAGTGGTGGAGTTTGTGGTATTGCGATTTTGGATCCATGACCACAGTCAAACATGGAGATGCTATACAAAGAGTAACTATAGTAATGACAAACCTACAGGAAACTGCCTTAAAAGATCACAAGGAATAAACAAAAGGGTATTTTATGGCCAAAGTATGTGGACACCCCTCCTAATGACCCCTCAGGTGTTTCTGCCACATCCATTGCGGACGTGTATAATATCAAGCCAGGGCCATGCAGATCTTTCAGCTGTAGGTGCTATTATTGGGGTCCGAGTCCGAGACACAGCGGTAGATCACAGAAACTCACAAAGAAAGGCCATCGTGTACCAAAGCATGGCCTAATGGAGTTTCACGTCCTCCGTTACCAACGACGATGATCCAAAGTGCGTGTGCAAGTCACGGCATTACACTGCCACCATCGTTAACCTACATGTAGCACTATTCAATACTGGACCCCAACATTGAAGCGTGACCTCCCAGGTACGTCTATATCCACCGTGTTCATCTCGCAGCCTGAAGTGGTGGAAACGTAGATATTTGCGATTTTAAAGGCACGTTGAGCATCAATCAGAAACATGATCATGATTTCAAATTGTTTTAACAAACAATATAAGCTAACATAAATTGGTCTAGGTAGTCTTTTTCATTAATCTGTATTAATGGGCCACCAGCTCGTTAATCTGAATTTCTTAATGAGTACACAGATTGCCTCTTGAATCAAGTTCATTTTGGAAGACAGAGCAATTACTGCCAGACACATAAACAGCCACACAAATAGCCCTCAAGACCCTTCGAGATAAGCATTTAGTTCTCATCTGGAATGAAAGGGTTTCACTCAGTGTCTAACAGAACAgcccattctcacacacatgctcgaGTTTAATACTGATGTATTAATATCAAAAACACCCCAGTCTGCTGACATCTTGCACTACTCTCTTATTTCATTTGAACTACATACTACATTCATCCGAGCTCACAATGCAGtcacaacaccaaacacaccatcAGTTCTGACCTCAAACCACGCAGAATAACCTTAAACCACGCAGGACTTGATCAAATGCCAACACTCAGTCTCTTCAGCGCCACTTTCTGTAATGTCACTTTGCATAAAAAGATAAATATTAGAGAAAAAAAGCTGTACTGTGATATAAAGACAACACTTGAAAGAACGCAAATGGCACCAGACTAAACTCAAAGGTCTTCCAACTTGAGAAGAAGGAGAGCCTTCCTAATTATAGAGAGGCACCTATTAAAACATTGACATCCTGTAGAAAAGCTGTAGCTCAGCAGCTAAGCTCATACATGCATCAGAACCAGCTCATCCCAAATGTTCTTGGGATAAAGGGGACGAACGATTCTTGGTTTAGATCTTACATTACTGAAACCCATTTGTAAACGTAAATAATGACTGTCCAGCGTGCACCAAGATAGGTTTTGGGGTACCATAAGGTTCTATTCTAGGGCACCTGCTTTTGTTCTAGTAGGAAGCTGCTTTAACTGCAAAGGAGTGGCTAACTCTGTTAACGCACATAGTGTTGAAATGAGACATCCATCAAGCTTGTACATTAATAACGGTCAGGTGTCCACACACTTTTGGCACTACAACATAGATAAAAATGCAAATATATGAATCAGAAGTTTCACTGATGTGACAAAACAGGAACATGATTGCAGACATGATTGTTGACTGTTTGAATCAGAACAGAGAGGAAGATCCTCTTCTGTATTCCAGTAAGGCATGAATGAATAATTTATTACTGTGGGGGGctgcattttattttatgaGAGTAGCATTAGAAGAAGCATGAGCAAATAGCAACTCAGACAGTGTGAGAAGAACTTAAGAGAagaaacagagggagggagtgggagagagagagagggattcaGACTCTACCTTCACTGAGCTCGGACCACAGTTCTCCTACGACATTTTCCACCAGAAAAGTGCGACTCTGTCGGTTGCGACGCACGTGGTCCTTGGCTGGTTATTGacaaggagagagaaagtgtgcgTGAGAAGCTGGAAAAGTGCTTATGAAGctttgtgagtgagtgtgagtgtgtgtgtgtgtgtgagagagagagacagacacagagagagacagacacagagagacagacattagTAGAGGCAACAGGATGGCAAAGGATCAAGCGCAGACAGGAATACAGGAATTCACAATTTCCTCTACAGGAGACAGTGGATTTGCCCTCTGCCCTAACCCCAGCCATATTAACCACagccaccctaaccctagccataTTAACCACAGCCACCCTAACCCCAGCCATATTAACCACAACCACCCTAACCCCAGCCATATTAACCACAGCCACCCTAACCCCAGCCATATTAACCACAACCACCCTAACCCCAGCCATATTAACCACAGACTCCCTAACCTCAGCCATATTAACCACAGCCACCCTAACCCCAGCCATATTAACCACAGCCACCCTAACCCCAGCCATATTAACCACAGACTCCCTAACACTAGCCATCTTAACCACAGACTCCCTAACACTAGCCATCTTAACCACAGACTCCCTAACACTAGCCATATTAACCACAGCCTCCCTAACACTAGCCATCTTAACCACAGACTCCCTAACCTCAGCCATATTAACCACAGCCACCTTAACCCTAGCCATATTAACCACagccaccctaaccctagccataTTAACCACAGCCACCCTAACCCCAGCCATATTAACCACagccaccctaaccctagccataTTAACCACagccaccctaaccctagccataTTAACCACagccaccctaaccctagccataTTAACCACAGCCACCCTAACACTAGCCATCTTAACCACAGACTCCCTAACCTCAGCCATATTAACCACAGACTCCCTAACCTCAGCCATATTAACCACAGCCACCTTAACCCTAGCCATATTAACCACagccaccctaaccctagccataTTAACCACAGCCACCCTAACCCCAGCCATCTTAACCACAGACTCCCTAACCTCAGCCATATTAACCACAGTCACCCTAACCCCAGCCATATTAACCACAGCCTCCCTAACACTAGCCATATTAACCACAGTCTCCCTAACACTAGCCATCTTAACCACagctaccctaaccctagccataTTAACCACAGCCACCCTAACCCCAGCCATATTAACCACAgccaccctaaccccaactacTGTAACCCCAACTACTGTAACCCCAACTACTGTAACCCCCAACTACTGTAACCCCAGCCTCCCTAACCCCAGCcatcttaacacacacacacacacacacacacacacacacacacacacacacacacacacacacacacacacacacacacacacacacacacacacacacacacacacacacacacacacctcttgctACTCTcgttacaaaaataaaaatgtccATCTTGGCTGCTTTGGTCTGACCGCAAACCACTGCCCTCTGAACCACAAGATAAAACCAGTACCAGCTACTGGACTGAAGACAGGAAGTGACCCCATGACGTGTCTCTCAGAGGAAGGTCCTTCATTATAGCGCTGCCTCACAATCACCATCCTGGACTCCACGCTTCAGGAACTTTTGACACATCACCCTCATCTCTTCAGCTACTAGGAccttcctgatccaaagagtcAAATTACTGCATCCAAATAATGACTGCAATGAAATTAATGCAGTACTGTCTAT contains:
- the hspa12a gene encoding heat shock 70 kDa protein 12A isoform X8, which produces MAAPSPAKSIGDPGITPLSPTHTQDAEQNEPATHTFVVVVAIDFGTTSSGYAYAFTKEPECIHTMRRWEGGDPGVSNQKTPTTILLSPDRKFHSFGYAARDFYHDLDPTESKQWLYLEKFKMKLHTTANLSIDTDLHAANGKKVKALDIFAYALAFFKEQALKELSDQAGAEFDNADVRWVITVPAIWKMPAKQFMREAAYKAGLATRDNPDQLIIALEPEAASIYCRKLRLHQMVDLGEKTSINGYSPTENVGAGMTQAKDHVRRNRQSRTFLVENVVGELWSELSEGDRYVVVDCGGGTVDLTVHQIRMPEGHLKELYKASGGPYGSIGIDYEFEKLLCKIFGQDFIDQFKIKRPAAWVDLMIAFESRKRAAAPDRTNPLNINLPFSFIDYYKKFRGHSVEHALRKSNVDFVKWSSQGMLRMSPDAMNALFKPTIDHIIQHLHELFGRPEVTDIKFLFLVGGFAESPLLQKAVQDMLQGRSRVIIPHDVGLTILKGAVLFGLDPSVIRVRRSPLTYGVGVLNRFVEGKHPPEKMLVKDGTRWCTDVFDTFIVADQSVALGETVKRSYTPARPSQQVIVIHVYCSEKESVGFISDAGVRKCGTLRLDVSGTESPAARREIQTLMQFGDTEIRAMAVDVATSRSVKASIDFLGQ
- the hspa12a gene encoding heat shock 70 kDa protein 12A isoform X10, with product MRRWEGGDPGVSNQKTPTTILLSPDRKFHSFGYAARDFYHDLDPTESKQWLYLEKFKMKLHTTANLSIDTDLHAANGKKVKALDIFAYALAFFKEQALKELSDQAGAEFDNADVRWVITVPAIWKMPAKQFMREAAYKAGLATRDNPDQLIIALEPEAASIYCRKLRLHQMVDLGEKTSINGYSPTENVGAGMTQAKDHVRRNRQSRTFLVENVVGELWSELSEGDRYVVVDCGGGTVDLTVHQIRMPEGHLKELYKASGGPYGSIGIDYEFEKLLCKIFGQDFIDQFKIKRPAAWVDLMIAFESRKRAAAPDRTNPLNINLPFSFIDYYKKFRGHSVEHALRKSNVDFVKWSSQGMLRMSPDAMNALFKPTIDHIIQHLHELFGRPEVTDIKFLFLVGGFAESPLLQKAVQDMLQGRSRVIIPHDVGLTILKGAVLFGLDPSVIRVRRSPLTYGVGVLNRFVEGKHPPEKMLVKDGTRWCTDVFDTFIVADQSVALGETVKRSYTPARPSQQVIVIHVYCSEKESVGFISDAGVRKCGTLRLDVSGTESPAARREIQTLMQFGDTEIRAMAVDVATSRSVKASIDFLGQ
- the hspa12a gene encoding heat shock 70 kDa protein 12A isoform X1 is translated as MLVPPWVQRCEGGGRQSDVMAAPSPAKSIGDPGITPLSPTHTQKDAEQNEPATHTFVVVVAIDFGTTSSGYAYAFTKEPECIHTMRRWEGGDPGVSNQKTPTTILLSPDRKFHSFGYAARDFYHDLDPTESKQWLYLEKFKMKLHTTANLSIDTDLHAANGKKVKALDIFAYALAFFKEQALKELSDQAGAEFDNADVRWVITVPAIWKMPAKQFMREAAYKAGLATRDNPDQLIIALEPEAASIYCRKLRLHQMVDLGEKTSINGYSPTENVGAGMTQAKDHVRRNRQSRTFLVENVVGELWSELSEGDRYVVVDCGGGTVDLTVHQIRMPEGHLKELYKASGGPYGSIGIDYEFEKLLCKIFGQDFIDQFKIKRPAAWVDLMIAFESRKRAAAPDRTNPLNINLPFSFIDYYKKFRGHSVEHALRKSNVDFVKWSSQGMLRMSPDAMNALFKPTIDHIIQHLHELFGRPEVTDIKFLFLVGGFAESPLLQKAVQDMLQGRSRVIIPHDVGLTILKGAVLFGLDPSVIRVRRSPLTYGVGVLNRFVEGKHPPEKMLVKDGTRWCTDVFDTFIVADQSVALGETVKRSYTPARPSQQVIVIHVYCSEKESVGFISDAGVRKCGTLRLDVSGTESPAARREIQTLMQFGDTEIRAMAVDVATSRSVKASIDFLGQ
- the hspa12a gene encoding heat shock 70 kDa protein 12A isoform X5, translating into MMADKETLINDIITDVMAAPSPAKSIGDPGITPLSPTHTQDAEQNEPATHTFVVVVAIDFGTTSSGYAYAFTKEPECIHTMRRWEGGDPGVSNQKTPTTILLSPDRKFHSFGYAARDFYHDLDPTESKQWLYLEKFKMKLHTTANLSIDTDLHAANGKKVKALDIFAYALAFFKEQALKELSDQAGAEFDNADVRWVITVPAIWKMPAKQFMREAAYKAGLATRDNPDQLIIALEPEAASIYCRKLRLHQMVDLGEKTSINGYSPTENVGAGMTQAKDHVRRNRQSRTFLVENVVGELWSELSEGDRYVVVDCGGGTVDLTVHQIRMPEGHLKELYKASGGPYGSIGIDYEFEKLLCKIFGQDFIDQFKIKRPAAWVDLMIAFESRKRAAAPDRTNPLNINLPFSFIDYYKKFRGHSVEHALRKSNVDFVKWSSQGMLRMSPDAMNALFKPTIDHIIQHLHELFGRPEVTDIKFLFLVGGFAESPLLQKAVQDMLQGRSRVIIPHDVGLTILKGAVLFGLDPSVIRVRRSPLTYGVGVLNRFVEGKHPPEKMLVKDGTRWCTDVFDTFIVADQSVALGETVKRSYTPARPSQQVIVIHVYCSEKESVGFISDAGVRKCGTLRLDVSGTESPAARREIQTLMQFGDTEIRAMAVDVATSRSVKASIDFLGQ